Part of the Merismopedia glauca CCAP 1448/3 genome, TCGATTCTTGCATAGAGAGCGGATATTTTGGTTATCTTGGTCGCAGATTAGTGGAATTGGGCCAATATTACTCAAGCGACTGCATCAGAAATTTGGCTCTCTAGAAACGGCTTGGCAAGCCAGTAGCGGCGATTTACGACAAGTTGAAGGTTTTGGAGAACAGGTACTGAAAAAGGTCTTAGAAGGGCGATCGCACCTCGATCCGATAGCTTTTTATCAGCAGCATAGCTTAACTAATCCTAATTTTTGGACACCAGCCGATCCAGAATATCCCCGTTTGCTGTTAGAAATTCCCGATCCTCCACCAGTATTATATTACCGTGGTCAAGTAGATTTAGCTGAAAATCGCGGGATTAAGCCTTTAATTGCCATTGTCGGGACTCGCGATCCTTCAGATTATGGTAAGCGCTGGACGTGTAAAATTAGTACAGCTTTAGCTGCAAGTGGGTTTACAGTAGTTTCTGGCATGGCTGAAGGTATAGATACAGAAGCTCACTCAGCCTCTTTGTATACTAAAGGTAGAACGATCGCGGTTTTGGGTACTGGTGTCGATATTGTTTATCCACCCCGCAATCGGAATTTGCACGGACAAATTCAAGAATATGGCTTAATTGTCAGCGAATATCCGGCAGGAACTCAACCAAATCGCCCTCATTTTCCCCGTCGCAATCGGATTATCGCGGGTTTGAGTCGCGCTACAATTGTGATGGAAGCACCAAGTAAGTCTGGCGCGCTGATTACAGCTTATTTAGCCAATGATTACTGTCGTGATGTGTATGTGTTACCAGGTTCTTTAGATAACCCCAAAGCGATCGGTTGTCTGGGATTATTAAGTAAAGGCGCGCAAATATTCCTCAATGAAGGTCATTTGCTAGAAATGTTGGGTAAGACACCCAAATTAGATGCACCTCAACAGTTATCGTTATTTAATCCTCCGGTTGCGGTTCCCACCCTACCCCCTCGCCTACAATCGGTTTTCGATGTTATTTCTAGCGAAGCTACCAGTTTCGATCTAATTATCGAAAAGTCTGGCTTAGCTGCTGGCGAGGTTTCCAGTGCTTTGTTAGAGTTAGAACTAGAAGGGGCGATCGCTCAACTTCCTGGAATGCGCTATCAGAAAACATGAGGGATGGGGCATTGGGATAGGCTTTCCCACTATCTTTTTGCGAGTTTAGAGTTTATACCAAGTTGCTGCATTTAGAGATCATTAGACCTCTTGCATAAGTCAGAAATTGGAGAGGTTTAGCCCTCATTTTTCGCTAATTAACCGCCTAAAACTGCATATTTCTGACTCATTACTCATTACTCGTTACTCCAATCGATCAGCTTAGAGGTTGTTTGAAATTAATCTTAGGCGGCTACTGGCACTTCTAACTCAAAAAACTGCTTAAATTTATCTATCTGAGCAAAGTCAAGGTATTTTTGCGCCATAGCTGGAGGCAATAATTCCAGCATCAGTTTATTTTCTACCCAAAATTCAATTACGTCAAAAGGTCCGCGATCGCAAAACAAAACCTTCCAACCTTCGCGTTTGCCAATCTCTTTAATCTGTTCTTGAGAAATAGGCACGGAAATGGCTGCATGAAAGGGAGTAAATTGAGAAGCGCTAGATCCTCGAGCAAATTGTACTGCTACTTCACCAGGAACTAGCTCTGTCTTGGCGGGGTAAAATTCAATCGCTGTTCCATTAGTATCGTCTGCACAAGCAATGTAGCTTCCTGGATGAGGAGGAAAAGGAAAATAAGCACCTTTCCAAATTTCTGCCATTACTTGAGCAACTTTAACCGGATTATCGACGGCGATTGAAATATGGTGAATCATATCTGGTGTAACTAATTAAACTCTTAATTACAAATTCACACCTTTGAGTAACCATTCCGCAAAAGTTCTAAATTACGGCGATACAATCAATCTCAACCCTGACATCTTTGGGAAGTCGCGCCACTTCCACGCAAGCGCGGGCGGGAGCGGTAGCTTCATCGAAGTAACGGGCATATACTGCATTCATAGCTGCAAAATCATTCATATCTGCTAAGAAAACTGTTGTTTTAACCACACTTTTCCAATCAGCACCGCTAGATTTTAAAATTGCCTCTAGGTTAGTCATGACTTGCTCTGTTTGCTGAGCCACATCACTAGTATCGATTAGGTTACCAGTTTTGGGATCTATCGAAATTTGCCCAGCGACAAATACCATCTTACCGCTAGCAACAATTGCTTGATTGTATGGTCCTACAGGTGCGGGTGCTTCTGTGGTACGAATTACTTGATGAGTCATGAAAGTTATATTTAGAAACTAATGATTTTAATTATCCGAGAACGAGCTACACCAGAGCAAATTAGTCAAATGGCAGAAACTTATTTTGGGTTAATGATTAAACTAGCAGTAGATATAGAAAGAGAAATTGTAGTGGGAGGTGCTGAACTTTACGCAGACTGCGAACAAATGCTATTAGAAGATGGTTCACAGCAAGTATACGTTTGGGGAGCAGATTGGTATCTTGAACTCAAACAAGTTGGATTTGAATCTTTAATTAATATTCGTCCTCGTCAAGAAAATCGAGGAATGAGCATCGAAGATCCAGTCATTAGAGAAAGAATTGAAATAATCGTGCGTCATTTGTTGGATGGTTAAATAATGGAACGTCAAGGGTTATACGAACGTTTTAAAACTTTGGTATGGCAGCAGCAGTTAGGAAATTTAGCCTCAACTTTGGCTAGTATATCGACACAATCGATGATTCAGCAACAGGATAAACTAACGTGTCATCTATTACGAGAGGCTGCTTTAATGATTGAATGGTGTGCCAAAGATGTTCCTGTCGATTTCCATCTAGAATTAGCAGCAATGCAAAAAGAGTGTTTAGCCTGGAGAAAAGCTTTTCCCATAGAAACAGCAAGAAGTTTATTGTCTATACACGCTCGTCATCAGTCAGAAAGATTGCTACAGATGGCAGGGTTATTATCAAAAGAGTTGGAGAGGATTTAAGAGCATATCTTGTTGTAACTGAAAAGGCTTACTTCTATAAGCTGGAATCAAAGCCTATTTAGATGACTTAGAAATTTACAGCGATCGCACTGCCGATTGATTACAATCGTGTTAAGAACCTTGTTTGACAAGACGAATGCGATCGCTAAAATATTCTTGTCGATAGTTGAGCGCTTGAGCTATTTCTAAACCTTTTTCAAAAGCTGCTAAAGCCATAGTATAGTCTTTCCGTTGTAGATAAATTTCACCTATTTGGTCATAAGTATTCATTAAATCGTAGTAACTATAAGTTCTTTGATTTACTTGTAAAAGAGCTTGGTAAATTCGCAATGATACATCAGGTTTTCCTTGAGTTTTGTATAATAAAGCTAGTTTATTTAAAGATTCAGAAGCGTAGTCAAATTGTTGATTTTTCCAAGAGTTTTCATAAGCTTTTTGGTAATATTGACTGGATTGATTGAGTTTGCCAATAGTTTGATATAAATCGGCGATCGCCAAATACAAACTTGATAATTCTTCTGTTTTTTTACTAGATTCATAACTATCTAACAGCTTCAGTTTACTTCGCAAAGCATTTTCTGGTTGTTTGGCTTTATCATAAATTTCTCCTAGCTTTTTAATGTAAACAATTTGGTTTAAATAATCCCCATTCAGCAAAGCTAAATTCAATAATTCTTCATAAGCAGCCGCCGCTTTAGGGTAATCTAGCCAAGATAAATGAAGTTCGGCTAAAGTTTCTAAAGTCGTTTTTTGATTTTGGGTATCTTTGTTATTTTTGGCTTGTTGTAATACTTGCTGATATAATTGAGCCGCAGAGTTATAAACTCGCAGTTTTTGATAAGCGATCGCTAAGTCTTTAACCAGAGACAAGTCTACTGGCTTTTGCTTTCCTATCTGTTTTTCAATAGTATTGAGACGTTGAATAATAAATTTTAATTGCTGTTTTTGAGTATCTTGCCATGCGATTTCACCTACTCTAGTTAATGCGGCAATTTCTTCGGCAAATCCTAAGTTTCTACGTAATCGCAGTTCGCGAAACCAAATGTCAAAAGCAATCGTGGGATTTCCGCCTTGATATTGGATAGTAGCTTGCTGATTTAAATTCGCTAAATCTGCTTTTAATTTCTCTTTTTGTTGTGGAGTCAGATTGCCACTTTGATTTGGAAGTAAAGGATCTGGTTGAGTAATTTCTAACGGGTTGGGGAGAGTTTCTTCACCAGCAGCAAGTAGCTGATTGGTAGGGAATTGTAAGGAGGTAGTAAAGGCGATCGCAACTATGGCGATCGCTTTTATGTATTTTTGCTGTAGCATAGTATAATACGTGCGTCTATCGTGGGTGAAAAAATATAGCTTTGAAATTGTAGACGGTTAAATTAGAAAAAAGTTAGTAATCGGGGGTGAGGGGATGAGCGATACCTATAGTTTAATATTGCCTGTAGGAACTCAAGTTGTCAGTCGGGTGGAGTTAAGGAATACTCGCGGGGAAATCACCTGTCTTAAAGGCGCAGTCGGTACAATAGCTGAAGCACCCACAGATAATTCCCATAGCTATCAGATTAGACTACCAGATGGCAAGGAAGTCAATTTAAAACGGCATGAGTTTAGCATTCGCAAACATTTCCAGGATGGGAAAGCGACTTTTGAGGAAGTTTTAGCCGATTATAACCTCTATAATGCGGTCATTTATAAGTGTATAGTTGGTTCTAGAGCATATGGTTTAGATCGTGCCGATTCTGATACAGATAGACGAGGTATTTATTTACCACCAGCCAACTTACATTGGTCATTATATGGCGTTCCTGAACAGTTAGAAAATAACGACACTCAAGAGTGTTATTGGGAATTGCAAAAATTTTTGATTTTGGCATTAAAAGCTAATCCTAATGTTTTGGAATGTCTTTATACACCATTAGTTGAAATCGCTAATCCCATCGCGGAAGAATTACTAAGTATTCGGGAAATTTTCTTATCCAAACTAGTTTATCAAACCTACAACAGTTACGTTCTCTCTCAATTTAAAAAGATGGAACAAGACTTACGCACTAAAGGTGAAATTCGCTGGAAACACGCCATGCATTTAATTCGACTATTATTATCAGGAATTCAAGTTTTAGAATCTGGATTTGTACCAATTAAAGTCGAATCACATCGCGACGAGTTAATCGCCATTAGAGAAGAAACTATTTCTTGGGAAGAGATGAATGCTTGGCGACTGAGTTTACACGAAAAGTTCGATCGCGCCTTCTCTCAAACTAGTTTACCAGAACGTCCTAATTACGAAAAAGCTAACGATTTTCTAATTGCAGCGCGCCGAGAGATGAGTAATGAGTAATGAGTAATGAGTAGGTTGGGTTAACGATAGGAAACCCAACACCTCATCGTTCAATTTTACCCAAATAAATACAACTTCAAATAAATTATTAGGAACTTAAATTGATTAACAAAACCGAAAATAAACAACTCCAAGAAATCGTTTCACAGCAAGAATACCCATTATTATTTGCTACCATTAGTGGCGCACATTTATACGGCTTTCCCTCGCCAGATTCAGATTACGATCTGCGGGGAGTTCATATTTTACCCATAGCTGAAGTAATCGGATTAAATTCTCCTCGTGAAACCATAGAAATATCTAGATTGGAAGAAAATATAGAACTAGATTTAGTCACCCACGACATTAAAAAGTTTTTCGGGTTACTCCTCAAAAGAAATGGATATGTACTCGAACAACTCTACTCGCCACTAATAGTTTATACTACCCCAGAACACGAAGAATTAAAAGCGATCGCCTCTAGTTGCATTACTAAACACCACGTCTATCACTATCTAGGATTTGCTCAAACTCAATGGCGATTATTCAGTAAAGAAAATTCTCCCAGAGTTAAACCATTATTATATGTTTACCGCGTTTTACTCACCGGAATTCACTTAATGCAAACTGGACAAATAGAAGCTAATTTAGTTAAACTTAACCAGCAGTTTCAACTACCATATATTCCCGAACTAATCGACAGGAAACTACAAGGAAAAGAAAAATCAACCCTAACAAATACAGATATAGATTTTCACGAACGAGAATACCTCCGATTGTGTCAAACTTTAGAAAGTGCCAGTCAATCGAGTAACTTGCCAGAAAATCCTGCTGCAAAACAGATCTTACACGATCTGTTAGTCAGAGTTAGAATTAGGTATGGGAAAATATGAGCCAAATTCACTATAGAATTACCAAAGATTCATCAGCCAAAAGACGCTTTTCAATATTTAAATCGAAGTGGTTTCAAATATTTACCATATTTTTAGTTGCAATTGTTTTTAACTTTGGAATTTTTGTTAGAAATACCACTTCAGAAAATATTTTTCTCAACCTATCCTTAGATTTTATAGGCGAATACGATCTACCCAAAGGTAAATTTGAAAATACTACCATTGGTGGGTTATCTGGCTTGACTTACGATCCAGAAATAGATCGTTTCTACGCTGTATCGGATGACAGAGGTTTTGGTACACCTGCTAGATTTTACACTTTGAAATTAGTCTGGGATGAAAGTTCTAAAACTCAGGTTAAATTAAAAAAGTTTGAAATCGAAAAAGTTACCTTTTTAACAGATAGAGATGGTAGTTATTTCTCTAAAGGTGGAACAGATACAGAAGGAATTGCTTTAACCCCAGGAAAGACGCTTTTTATTTCTAGTGAAGGAGACAATAACCGAAATATTCCGCCATTTATTAGTGAGTTCGACTTATCAACTGGGCGCAAAATCCAAGATTTAACCTTACCCCATAAATATCTGCCGCAATTTACTACTATTAATGGTAAGCAACAACTATTTAATGGGATTCAAAATAATGTAGGATTTGAATCTTTAAGTATTTCTCCAGATGGCGAAC contains:
- a CDS encoding nucleotidyltransferase domain-containing protein is translated as MSDTYSLILPVGTQVVSRVELRNTRGEITCLKGAVGTIAEAPTDNSHSYQIRLPDGKEVNLKRHEFSIRKHFQDGKATFEEVLADYNLYNAVIYKCIVGSRAYGLDRADSDTDRRGIYLPPANLHWSLYGVPEQLENNDTQECYWELQKFLILALKANPNVLECLYTPLVEIANPIAEELLSIREIFLSKLVYQTYNSYVLSQFKKMEQDLRTKGEIRWKHAMHLIRLLLSGIQVLESGFVPIKVESHRDELIAIREETISWEEMNAWRLSLHEKFDRAFSQTSLPERPNYEKANDFLIAARREMSNE
- a CDS encoding nucleotidyltransferase domain-containing protein encodes the protein MINKTENKQLQEIVSQQEYPLLFATISGAHLYGFPSPDSDYDLRGVHILPIAEVIGLNSPRETIEISRLEENIELDLVTHDIKKFFGLLLKRNGYVLEQLYSPLIVYTTPEHEELKAIASSCITKHHVYHYLGFAQTQWRLFSKENSPRVKPLLYVYRVLLTGIHLMQTGQIEANLVKLNQQFQLPYIPELIDRKLQGKEKSTLTNTDIDFHEREYLRLCQTLESASQSSNLPENPAAKQILHDLLVRVRIRYGKI
- a CDS encoding esterase-like activity of phytase family protein, with the translated sequence MSQIHYRITKDSSAKRRFSIFKSKWFQIFTIFLVAIVFNFGIFVRNTTSENIFLNLSLDFIGEYDLPKGKFENTTIGGLSGLTYDPEIDRFYAVSDDRGFGTPARFYTLKLVWDESSKTQVKLKKFEIEKVTFLTDRDGSYFSKGGTDTEGIALTPGKTLFISSEGDNNRNIPPFISEFDLSTGRKIQDLTLPHKYLPQFTTINGKQQLFNGIQNNVGFESLSISPDGEPFRIYAATESNLFQDRDIPELTRHEAKTEYQGGVRCRFLHYLVSNNSPTLIGEYIYQLDYAPFGAIKHGLADILALDGDGHFLTLERSAGILGFGIKLYQTVISDATDVSQFSTINNRGSSIKFMPKKLALKVNNLNIALDNLEGITFGPKLPDGSKSILLISDDNFRNAEKTQILLFRLVERSQ
- the dprA gene encoding DNA-processing protein DprA produces the protein MHRERIFWLSWSQISGIGPILLKRLHQKFGSLETAWQASSGDLRQVEGFGEQVLKKVLEGRSHLDPIAFYQQHSLTNPNFWTPADPEYPRLLLEIPDPPPVLYYRGQVDLAENRGIKPLIAIVGTRDPSDYGKRWTCKISTALAASGFTVVSGMAEGIDTEAHSASLYTKGRTIAVLGTGVDIVYPPRNRNLHGQIQEYGLIVSEYPAGTQPNRPHFPRRNRIIAGLSRATIVMEAPSKSGALITAYLANDYCRDVYVLPGSLDNPKAIGCLGLLSKGAQIFLNEGHLLEMLGKTPKLDAPQQLSLFNPPVAVPTLPPRLQSVFDVISSEATSFDLIIEKSGLAAGEVSSALLELELEGAIAQLPGMRYQKT
- a CDS encoding tetratricopeptide repeat protein, yielding MLQQKYIKAIAIVAIAFTTSLQFPTNQLLAAGEETLPNPLEITQPDPLLPNQSGNLTPQQKEKLKADLANLNQQATIQYQGGNPTIAFDIWFRELRLRRNLGFAEEIAALTRVGEIAWQDTQKQQLKFIIQRLNTIEKQIGKQKPVDLSLVKDLAIAYQKLRVYNSAAQLYQQVLQQAKNNKDTQNQKTTLETLAELHLSWLDYPKAAAAYEELLNLALLNGDYLNQIVYIKKLGEIYDKAKQPENALRSKLKLLDSYESSKKTEELSSLYLAIADLYQTIGKLNQSSQYYQKAYENSWKNQQFDYASESLNKLALLYKTQGKPDVSLRIYQALLQVNQRTYSYYDLMNTYDQIGEIYLQRKDYTMALAAFEKGLEIAQALNYRQEYFSDRIRLVKQGS
- a CDS encoding DUF5674 family protein encodes the protein MILIIRERATPEQISQMAETYFGLMIKLAVDIEREIVVGGAELYADCEQMLLEDGSQQVYVWGADWYLELKQVGFESLINIRPRQENRGMSIEDPVIRERIEIIVRHLLDG
- a CDS encoding RidA family protein, giving the protein MTHQVIRTTEAPAPVGPYNQAIVASGKMVFVAGQISIDPKTGNLIDTSDVAQQTEQVMTNLEAILKSSGADWKSVVKTTVFLADMNDFAAMNAVYARYFDEATAPARACVEVARLPKDVRVEIDCIAVI